A single region of the Streptomyces sp. NBC_01381 genome encodes:
- a CDS encoding pyridoxamine 5'-phosphate oxidase family protein: MTISQPSPSATLPAQLPQTGRTRHSRLREQGGLERAELEAILDAGFVCHLGVVVDGHPMVVPTVYGRDDTHLYLHGSVASRSMAADPDAEICVTVTHVDGLILARSVFEHGVNYRSAMIYGVPHKVTDPERKLRGLRLLTEHATPGQWDYARRPSRKELAATTLLALSLEEASVKTSVGPPDDGEGPDAALGVWAGNLPLTASWGTPVPDPALAPDIGVPPHIAERGGTRQG, from the coding sequence GTGACCATCAGCCAGCCGTCCCCGTCCGCGACCCTGCCCGCCCAGCTCCCGCAGACCGGCCGCACCCGCCACAGCAGGCTGCGCGAGCAGGGCGGCCTTGAGCGTGCGGAGCTCGAAGCGATCCTCGACGCGGGATTCGTCTGCCACCTGGGCGTCGTCGTCGACGGCCACCCCATGGTGGTCCCCACCGTGTACGGCCGCGACGACACCCATCTGTATCTGCACGGCTCGGTCGCGAGCCGCAGCATGGCCGCCGACCCGGACGCCGAGATCTGTGTGACCGTGACCCATGTCGACGGCCTGATCCTGGCCCGCTCGGTCTTCGAGCACGGTGTGAACTACCGCAGCGCGATGATCTACGGCGTACCGCACAAGGTCACCGACCCGGAGCGGAAGCTGCGGGGCCTGCGGCTGCTGACCGAGCATGCGACGCCCGGCCAGTGGGACTACGCGCGGCGCCCGAGCCGCAAGGAACTCGCCGCGACGACCCTGCTCGCCCTGTCCCTCGAAGAGGCGTCCGTCAAGACGAGCGTGGGCCCGCCCGACGACGGCGAAGGACCGGACGCCGCGCTCGGAGTCTGGGCCGGAAACCTTCCCCTGACGGCCAGTTGGGGCACTCCGGTGCCGGACCCGGCGCTCGCCCCGGACATCGGGGTCCCGCCGCACATCGCGGAGCGCGGCGGGACCCGGCAGGGCTGA
- a CDS encoding GAF domain-containing protein, with translation MKAMEGSSSSADDGQAEAAWQRAVRAADRAARETATAERHDRRFLETGRVFHSAMAARHHAVAERHLTTARLQESYARRVREWANGHGPGRREATSVDRPLFMAGVAEACGTPSAALTLMGDDLSQLAVAASDRPSRGAQDLEYVLTAGPGREAARAGSAVYVSGAAIEELWPGYGSGLAALGLSSVAALPLTVPPRCIGALTVFDPPSALAGSGALDEVAAALTAGVLLGPDADPGLYGGADIRAAVHQAAGALSEQTGGSIGDSLALIKARAFALGESPEWVAQSFLSGKLKLH, from the coding sequence ATGAAGGCCATGGAAGGCAGTTCGTCGTCCGCGGACGACGGCCAGGCCGAAGCCGCCTGGCAGCGTGCCGTTCGTGCCGCCGACCGCGCGGCGCGCGAGACGGCGACCGCCGAGCGCCATGACCGGCGCTTCCTGGAGACCGGCCGTGTGTTCCACTCGGCGATGGCCGCACGGCACCACGCGGTCGCCGAGCGGCATCTGACCACGGCCCGCCTCCAGGAGTCCTATGCCCGCCGGGTGCGGGAGTGGGCGAACGGCCACGGCCCCGGGCGCCGGGAGGCCACGAGCGTCGACCGCCCCTTGTTCATGGCCGGGGTCGCGGAGGCCTGCGGCACCCCCAGCGCCGCGCTCACGCTGATGGGCGACGATCTGAGCCAGCTCGCGGTCGCCGCATCGGACCGGCCCTCGCGCGGCGCCCAGGATCTGGAGTACGTCCTGACCGCGGGCCCCGGACGGGAAGCGGCCCGCGCCGGCAGCGCGGTGTATGTGTCCGGCGCCGCCATAGAGGAGCTCTGGCCCGGCTACGGCTCCGGGCTCGCCGCCCTTGGCCTGAGCTCGGTGGCCGCACTGCCGCTGACGGTTCCGCCGCGCTGCATCGGCGCGCTGACCGTCTTCGATCCCCCCTCCGCCCTCGCCGGGTCGGGGGCGCTGGACGAGGTCGCTGCGGCGCTGACCGCGGGCGTGCTCCTCGGCCCCGACGCGGATCCCGGACTGTACGGCGGCGCCGACATCAGAGCCGCGGTGCACCAGGCGGCGGGCGCCCTGTCCGAGCAGACGGGCGGCTCGATCGGCGACTCCCTCGCGCTCATCAAGGCGCGGGCCTTCGCCCTGGGCGAGTCCCCCGAGTGGGTGGCGCAGAGCTTCCTGTCCGGGAAGCTGAAACTCCACTAG
- a CDS encoding CheR family methyltransferase: protein MSKSSGAGSGAAPEQSTGTEQEAGGKRGSVPEVAVNQGLEDLLGFIRDSRGFDFTGYKRSTLGRRIRKRMDDVGVQDYADYRDLLETDTVEFRTLFNTILINVTSVFRDPDAWELLQREVVPQLIADLGPDEEIRVWSAGCSSGEEAYSLAIMFAEALGIEESLNRVKIYATDVDEEALREARSGQYPARNLESLPTELRDKYFERHGGHYVFRPDLRRRVIFGRHDITRDAPISRLDLLVCRNTLMYFNVEAQTQIVDRFHFALREGRYLFLGKAEMLLSDGERFEALSIRQRIFRRRPGGSAPPYPAIPMKMRPGMGAEMQAVSRTRQLRDLILDAAPGAAVALDEDGLVVMINNEARVQFGLTTHDIGRPFQDLELSYRPTELRSLIDQATHERRTMRVNGAERRIGSEVQNFDIVIQPISGGQGLPVATNITFTDVTLSTQLKAEVKRVREDLETAYEELQSTNEELETTNEELQSSIEELETTNEELQSTNEELETTNEELRSGNEELETMNDEMRLRSTDLNEARAFLEGVVSSIAAGVVVLSSDSRVRSWNRGAIDLWGLRADEVLDQEFFALDFGLPTDGLRQIVRECIASGKRSGPVAIPAVNRIGRTIDCSVICSPFDGHNGGVVLLMEDVAESGGG, encoded by the coding sequence ATGAGCAAGTCGTCCGGCGCCGGGAGCGGGGCAGCGCCCGAGCAGAGCACCGGCACCGAACAGGAGGCCGGCGGCAAGCGCGGGTCCGTGCCCGAAGTCGCCGTCAACCAGGGCCTGGAGGACCTGCTCGGCTTCATCCGCGACTCCCGGGGCTTCGACTTCACCGGCTACAAGCGGTCCACCCTGGGCCGCCGCATCCGCAAGCGGATGGACGACGTCGGCGTACAGGACTACGCGGACTACCGCGATCTGCTCGAGACCGACACCGTCGAGTTCCGCACGCTCTTCAACACGATCCTGATCAACGTCACTTCGGTGTTCCGCGACCCGGACGCCTGGGAGCTCCTGCAGCGTGAGGTGGTCCCCCAGCTGATCGCCGATCTGGGGCCCGACGAGGAGATCCGGGTGTGGAGCGCGGGCTGCTCAAGCGGCGAGGAGGCGTACTCACTGGCCATCATGTTCGCCGAGGCGCTCGGCATCGAGGAGAGCCTGAACCGCGTCAAGATCTACGCCACGGACGTCGACGAGGAGGCGCTGCGCGAAGCCCGCTCGGGCCAGTACCCGGCGAGGAACCTCGAATCGCTCCCCACCGAGCTGCGCGACAAGTACTTCGAGCGGCACGGCGGTCACTACGTCTTCCGCCCCGATCTGCGGCGCCGGGTGATCTTCGGCCGGCACGACATCACCCGGGACGCCCCGATCTCCCGCCTTGACCTGCTCGTCTGCCGCAACACCCTGATGTACTTCAACGTCGAGGCGCAGACCCAGATCGTCGACCGCTTCCACTTCGCGCTGCGCGAGGGCCGCTATCTCTTCCTCGGCAAGGCCGAGATGCTGCTGAGCGACGGCGAGCGGTTCGAGGCGCTCAGCATCCGCCAGCGCATCTTCCGGCGCCGTCCCGGCGGCAGCGCCCCGCCGTACCCCGCGATCCCCATGAAGATGCGCCCCGGCATGGGCGCCGAGATGCAGGCCGTCTCGCGGACCCGCCAGCTGCGCGACCTGATCCTCGACGCCGCTCCGGGTGCCGCCGTCGCCCTGGACGAGGACGGCCTCGTCGTCATGATCAACAACGAGGCCCGTGTCCAGTTCGGCCTCACGACCCATGACATCGGCCGCCCCTTCCAGGACCTGGAGCTGTCCTACCGCCCCACCGAACTGCGTTCCCTGATCGACCAGGCCACCCATGAGCGCCGGACGATGCGGGTGAACGGGGCGGAGCGGCGCATCGGCAGCGAGGTGCAGAACTTCGACATCGTCATCCAGCCCATCTCCGGGGGACAGGGACTGCCGGTCGCCACCAACATCACCTTCACGGACGTCACCCTCTCGACCCAGCTCAAGGCGGAGGTCAAGCGGGTGCGCGAGGACCTGGAGACCGCGTACGAGGAACTCCAGTCCACCAACGAGGAGTTGGAGACGACCAACGAGGAACTCCAGTCGAGCATCGAGGAGCTGGAGACCACCAACGAAGAACTCCAGTCCACGAACGAGGAGCTGGAGACCACCAACGAAGAACTCCGGTCCGGCAACGAGGAACTGGAGACCATGAACGACGAGATGCGGCTGCGCTCCACGGATCTGAACGAGGCCCGCGCCTTCCTCGAGGGCGTGGTCAGCAGCATCGCGGCGGGCGTGGTGGTCCTCTCTTCCGACAGCCGGGTCAGGAGCTGGAACCGCGGCGCGATCGACCTGTGGGGGCTGCGGGCCGACGAGGTCCTCGACCAGGAGTTCTTCGCCCTTGACTTCGGGCTGCCCACCGACGGTCTGCGCCAGATCGTCCGGGAGTGCATCGCGTCGGGGAAGCGGTCGGGACCGGTCGCCATCCCCGCCGTGAACCGCATCGGCAGAACCATCGACTGCTCGGTGATCTGCTCTCCGTTCGACGGGCACAACGGAGGTGTCGTGCTCCTCATGGAAGACGTCGCCGAGTCGGGCGGCGGCTGA
- a CDS encoding chemotaxis protein CheB — MTSEQHTSGQYAVVAVASSAGGIQGLGALLGALGPDLPVPVLVVQHLDPRHRTLLAEVLSRRTELDVKLAEDHESIRPGTVYLAPPDRHLLVSPEGVLSLSDSELVHFVRPSADLLFESVAGAYGPRAIACVLTGTGVDGAMGVDAVKSRGGTVIAEDPETAQFAGMPSAAVGTGSVDFVLRLEEIAAAVRGLVESKRQ; from the coding sequence ATGACGTCCGAACAGCACACATCAGGTCAGTACGCCGTCGTGGCTGTCGCGTCGTCCGCCGGCGGCATCCAGGGTCTGGGCGCGCTCCTGGGCGCTCTCGGCCCCGATCTGCCGGTGCCGGTGCTCGTGGTCCAGCACCTCGATCCACGCCACCGGACGCTGCTGGCGGAGGTCCTCTCCCGGCGCACGGAACTCGACGTCAAGCTGGCCGAGGACCATGAGAGCATCCGCCCGGGGACGGTGTATCTGGCACCGCCCGACCGGCACCTCCTCGTGAGCCCCGAGGGCGTCCTTTCCCTGTCGGACAGCGAGCTCGTGCACTTCGTGCGCCCCTCCGCCGATCTGCTCTTCGAGTCGGTGGCCGGCGCGTACGGGCCGCGGGCCATCGCCTGTGTGCTGACCGGCACCGGTGTGGACGGCGCCATGGGCGTGGACGCGGTCAAGTCGCGCGGCGGCACCGTGATCGCCGAGGATCCCGAGACCGCGCAGTTCGCGGGGATGCCGTCGGCGGCGGTCGGCACGGGGTCCGTCGACTTCGTACTCCGTCTAGAGGAAATCGCCGCGGCCGTCCGCGGACTCGTCGAGAGCAAGAGGCAGTGA
- a CDS encoding polysaccharide lyase family 8 super-sandwich domain-containing protein: MEITRRRLLSALSAAGLLAVIPSVPVSAAEAAEDSARLIANTVAVFAGTAESNARPETAAKLAAVEKTARTNLKSMDDAADGELFAGLVLGTDETNLNTAFKRLYEIALATRTPGTPSDLYGNTAVQRRVIDGLGWLHERHYGDQAKGYYGNWFHWEIGISQHISKTLALLVDEVRTHRPGLIATYVASMDAYLRNGIDGDVNLDSRFHTGANLADITTNRILQGALLPDGGEARIRKALTDQLTVFVTIDPYHLNHGVTDGYYADGSFIQHASVAYTGSYGKGLLTRVVQTLKILDGTGFAHGDELVPTVQKWVRDGFAPLVFEGWMMEIVKGRAVSRPEGGYADVAVVVEAVVDLSSLSTGADATALKSYVKHVRATSRTALNPTGFVSPVSIVRYADIIGDASVPPADLNPAARSVAFNAMDKTVHRRPGYAFALARSSGRISKYEYMSGENLMPWFQGDGAHYLYLAGQDQTQAYGVDYFTTVSPYGLAGVTAPVERRRTVPELYGKPYYDNPGHPLNFTSSSESQNKYVYFPRGTEGHSGGAVLGAYGAVGMVQSSDVAHRDQKLLPDDFVVYRNATATKSWFLLDEEIVVLAAGVGDDAGRAVTTTVDARTAAPDDQVSVTGMLCDGRPWTGAGTGDLAWLRYANATQRTAVGYVFLDTPKVRVALDQVTRSRRVVRTANPDTPVTRNVLGVTVDGAAGAQPACLAYALVPNAADAALRSYGSGRPLKILANTVRLQAVTHTGLGLTAANSFTAGRHEAAGVRLDGPSSVLVRRTGRGDETTVAVSDPTMDRDTVSVLLRGRSLREVTADDGVRVRRVHGGTRIDVRTRHAYGRSFTVRLRG, encoded by the coding sequence ATGGAGATCACCCGCAGACGCCTGTTGTCCGCCCTCTCGGCGGCCGGTCTCCTGGCGGTGATCCCCTCAGTGCCGGTCTCCGCCGCCGAAGCCGCCGAGGACAGTGCCCGGCTCATCGCCAACACCGTGGCGGTCTTCGCCGGCACCGCCGAGTCCAACGCCCGCCCCGAGACGGCCGCCAAGCTCGCCGCCGTGGAGAAGACCGCGCGGACGAACCTGAAGTCGATGGACGACGCGGCCGACGGCGAGCTGTTCGCCGGTCTCGTGCTCGGCACCGACGAGACCAACCTCAACACGGCCTTCAAACGGCTGTACGAGATCGCCCTGGCGACCCGCACCCCGGGCACCCCCTCCGACCTCTACGGGAACACGGCCGTGCAGCGCCGTGTGATCGACGGACTCGGCTGGCTCCACGAGCGCCACTACGGCGACCAGGCCAAGGGCTACTACGGCAACTGGTTCCACTGGGAGATCGGCATCTCCCAGCACATCAGCAAGACCCTCGCGCTCCTCGTCGACGAGGTGCGGACCCACAGGCCCGGCCTCATCGCCACATACGTCGCCTCGATGGATGCCTACCTGCGCAACGGCATCGACGGGGACGTGAACCTCGACTCGCGCTTCCACACCGGCGCCAACCTCGCCGACATCACCACCAACCGGATCCTGCAGGGCGCGCTGCTGCCCGATGGCGGCGAGGCCCGCATCCGCAAGGCGCTCACCGACCAGCTGACGGTCTTCGTCACCATCGATCCGTACCACCTGAACCACGGGGTCACGGACGGCTACTACGCCGACGGCTCCTTCATCCAGCACGCCTCCGTCGCGTACACGGGTTCGTACGGCAAAGGCCTGCTCACCCGGGTCGTGCAGACGCTCAAGATCCTCGACGGCACGGGCTTCGCGCACGGCGATGAGCTGGTGCCGACCGTCCAGAAGTGGGTGCGCGACGGCTTCGCGCCGCTCGTCTTCGAGGGCTGGATGATGGAGATCGTCAAGGGACGCGCGGTGTCGCGTCCGGAGGGCGGCTACGCGGATGTCGCGGTCGTCGTCGAGGCCGTCGTCGACCTCTCCTCCCTCTCCACCGGCGCGGACGCCACCGCCCTGAAGAGCTACGTCAAGCACGTCCGGGCGACCTCGCGCACCGCCCTCAACCCCACCGGCTTCGTCTCCCCGGTCAGCATCGTCCGCTACGCCGACATCATCGGCGACGCCTCGGTGCCGCCCGCCGACCTCAACCCGGCGGCGCGCAGCGTCGCCTTCAACGCCATGGACAAGACCGTGCACCGCAGACCGGGTTACGCCTTCGCGCTTGCGCGCAGCTCCGGCCGGATCAGCAAGTACGAGTACATGAGCGGCGAGAACCTCATGCCGTGGTTCCAGGGCGACGGCGCCCACTACCTCTACCTCGCCGGGCAGGACCAGACCCAGGCGTACGGCGTCGACTACTTCACCACGGTCTCGCCGTACGGCCTCGCCGGTGTCACCGCGCCCGTCGAGCGGCGCCGCACCGTCCCCGAGCTGTACGGGAAGCCGTACTACGACAACCCCGGCCACCCCCTGAACTTCACCTCTTCCTCCGAGTCGCAGAACAAGTACGTCTACTTCCCGCGCGGCACCGAAGGGCACTCCGGCGGCGCCGTGCTCGGGGCGTACGGGGCCGTGGGGATGGTCCAGTCGAGCGATGTCGCCCACCGGGACCAGAAGCTGCTGCCCGATGACTTCGTGGTGTACCGCAACGCGACGGCGACGAAATCCTGGTTCCTGCTCGACGAGGAGATCGTGGTGCTCGCCGCGGGGGTCGGCGACGACGCGGGGCGTGCCGTGACGACGACGGTCGACGCGCGCACCGCGGCGCCGGACGACCAGGTGTCCGTCACGGGGATGCTGTGTGACGGCCGCCCATGGACCGGCGCGGGCACGGGCGACCTTGCCTGGCTGCGGTACGCCAACGCCACACAGCGCACCGCCGTCGGCTACGTCTTCCTGGACACCCCGAAGGTACGGGTCGCCCTCGACCAGGTGACCCGGAGCCGCCGGGTCGTGCGCACCGCGAACCCGGACACGCCCGTGACGCGCAACGTCCTGGGCGTGACGGTGGACGGCGCGGCCGGGGCCCAACCAGCGTGCCTGGCCTACGCGTTGGTGCCGAACGCGGCCGATGCGGCGCTGCGGTCGTACGGCTCGGGGCGACCGCTGAAGATCCTCGCGAACACGGTGCGGCTGCAGGCCGTCACGCACACGGGCCTCGGCCTGACGGCCGCGAACAGCTTCACCGCGGGGCGCCACGAGGCCGCCGGCGTACGGCTCGACGGCCCCTCCTCCGTGCTGGTGCGGCGCACCGGGCGCGGCGACGAGACCACGGTCGCCGTGTCCGACCCGACCATGGACCGGGACACGGTGAGCGTCCTGCTCCGCGGCCGCTCGCTGCGGGAGGTCACGGCCGACGACGGCGTACGCGTACGCCGCGTGCACGGCGGAACCCGCATCGACGTGCGGACCCGGCACGCGTACGGGCGGAGCTTCACGGTGCGGCTGCGCGGCTAG
- a CDS encoding ferredoxin: MRVHVDKERCVGAGMCALTAPSVFTQDDDGLSEVLPGREDGGGDPLVREAVRACPVGAVTADDS; encoded by the coding sequence ATGCGGGTCCATGTGGACAAGGAACGGTGCGTGGGCGCGGGCATGTGCGCGCTCACCGCGCCGAGCGTCTTCACCCAGGACGACGACGGCTTGAGCGAGGTGCTGCCAGGCCGCGAGGACGGCGGCGGCGACCCCCTGGTGCGTGAGGCGGTCCGGGCGTGCCCGGTGGGGGCCGTCACCGCAGACGACTCCTAG
- a CDS encoding cytochrome P450: MTDSAAATSISFPQDRTCPYHPPEAYEPLREERPLSRVTFFDGRSVWAVTGQRVARELLADPRLSSDRENEAFPAPTERFAQVRNRRIALLGVDDPLHNAQRRMLIPSFSVKRVAALRPRIQEIADRLLDAMAEQGPPAELVGAFALPMPSMVICALLGVPYEDHDFFEGQSRRLLRGPRADDVQRARDELDAYFDDLIEHKRRTPGDGLLDELIQRQLAAGAVDRGELLSLATLLLVAGHETTANMISLGTFTLLQHPERLAELRAERALVPAAVEELLRFLSIAEGMLRVAKEDIDVAGHTIRAHDGVVFSTSLINRDTAAYDTPEELDFRRESRHHLAFGFGVHQCLGQNLARAELEIALQSLFERMPQLRLAVPAAEIPFKPGDTIQGMLELPVTW, translated from the coding sequence CCTTCTTCGACGGGCGTTCCGTCTGGGCGGTCACCGGACAGCGTGTCGCCCGCGAACTGCTCGCCGATCCACGGCTCTCCAGCGACCGCGAGAACGAGGCGTTCCCCGCGCCGACCGAACGCTTCGCCCAGGTCCGCAACCGCCGTATCGCCCTGCTCGGCGTCGACGACCCTCTGCACAACGCCCAGCGCCGCATGCTGATCCCCAGCTTCTCGGTCAAACGCGTCGCCGCGCTGCGGCCCCGGATCCAGGAGATCGCCGACCGGCTCCTGGACGCCATGGCCGAACAGGGGCCGCCGGCCGAGCTGGTCGGCGCGTTCGCGCTGCCGATGCCGTCCATGGTGATCTGCGCCCTGCTCGGGGTGCCCTACGAGGACCACGACTTCTTCGAGGGGCAGTCCCGGCGGCTGCTGCGCGGCCCGCGCGCCGATGACGTACAGCGGGCACGGGACGAACTCGACGCCTACTTCGACGACTTGATCGAGCACAAGCGGCGCACGCCGGGCGACGGTCTGCTCGACGAGCTGATCCAGCGGCAGCTCGCAGCGGGCGCCGTGGACCGCGGCGAGCTGCTCAGCCTGGCGACGCTGCTGCTCGTCGCGGGGCACGAGACCACGGCGAACATGATCTCCCTCGGTACGTTCACCCTCCTCCAGCACCCGGAGCGGCTGGCCGAACTCCGCGCCGAGCGGGCCCTGGTGCCGGCCGCCGTCGAGGAACTGCTGCGCTTCCTGTCCATCGCGGAAGGGATGCTGCGGGTGGCGAAGGAGGACATCGACGTCGCGGGCCACACCATCCGCGCGCACGACGGCGTCGTCTTCTCCACGTCCCTCATCAACCGCGACACCGCGGCCTACGACACCCCGGAGGAGCTCGACTTCCGCCGCGAGAGCCGCCACCACCTCGCCTTCGGCTTCGGCGTGCACCAGTGTCTGGGCCAGAACCTGGCCCGCGCCGAGCTGGAGATCGCCCTGCAGAGCCTCTTCGAGCGCATGCCACAGCTGCGCCTCGCGGTGCCCGCGGCGGAGATTCCCTTCAAGCCGGGCGACACCATCCAGGGGATGCTGGAACTCCCCGTGACGTGGTGA